The Ranitomeya variabilis isolate aRanVar5 chromosome 7, aRanVar5.hap1, whole genome shotgun sequence genome includes a window with the following:
- the LOC143785885 gene encoding uncharacterized protein LOC143785885, whose amino-acid sequence MEKGESDVRDDEWCKEDVPTDGRTSSSKMIAQDQFEKHANISDMDPFNVQCPNSSQTVKQNKSHRRSVENKAPTRKKPFPCSECGKCFTNKSTLVSHKRFHKGEKLFSCSECGKCFTGKSDLVTHERVHTGEKPFSCSECGKCFTKKYHLVTHEKIHTGEKPFSCSECGKCFTYKSSLVKHERMHTGEKPFSCSECGKCFTGKSDLVTHERIHTGEKPFSCSECGKCFTKKYHLVTHEKIHTGEKPFSCSECGKCFTHKSSLVKHERMHTGEKPFSCSECEKCFTAKSALVTHERIHTGEKPFSCSECEKCFTEKSNLLTHVRIHTGEKPFSCSECGKCFTDKSCFVKHERMHTGEKPFSCSECEKCFTAKSDLVTHERIHTGEKPFSCSECGKCFTCKSILLTHERIHTGEKLFSCSECGKCCTRKSTLLRHERIHTGEKPFSCSDCGKCFTLKSDLVKHERVHTGEKPFSCSECGKCFTQKSSLVTHERMHTGEKPFSCSECGKCFTQKSYLVRHERVHTGEKPFSCPECGIFFLSISQLVRHQRTHIGKNAL is encoded by the coding sequence ATGGTCGTACCAGCAGCTCCAAAATGATTGCACAAGACCAATTTGAAAAACATGCCAACATCTCAGACATGGATCCTTTCAATGTACAATGTCCTAATTCATCACAGACTGTTAAACAAAATAAAAGTCACAGAAGAAGTGTGGAAAATAAAGCTCCCACAAGGAAGAAGCCATttccgtgttcagaatgtgggaaatgttttacaaacaaATCAACTCTTGTTTCACATAAGAGATTTCACAAAGGAGAGAAGCtattttcgtgttcagaatgtggaaaatgttttacaggaaaatcagatcttgttacacatgagagagttcacacaggagagaagccgttttcatgttcagaatgtggaaaatgttttactaaaaaatatcatcttgtcacacatgagaaaattcacacaggcgagaagccattttcatgttcagaatgtgggaaatgttttacatataaatcatctcttgttaaacatgagagaatgcacacaggagagaagccattttcatgttcagaatgtggaaaatgttttacaggaaaatcagatcttgttacacatgagagaattcacacaggagagaagccgttttcatgttcagaatgtggaaaatgttttactaaaaaatatcatcttgtcacacatgagaaaattcacacaggcgagaagccattttcatgttcagaatgtgggaaatgttttacacataaatcatctcttgttaaacatgagagaatgcacacaggagagaagccattttcatgttcagaatgtgaaaaatgttttacagCAAAATCagctcttgttacacatgagagaattcacacaggagagaagccattttcatgttcagaatgtgaaaaatgttttacagagaaatcaaatcTTCTTACACAtgtgagaattcacacaggagagaagccattttcatgttcagaatgtgggaaatgttttacagataaatcatgttttgttaaacatgagagaatgcacacaggagagaagccattttcatgttcagaatgtgaaaaatgttttacagcaaaatcagatcttgttacacatgagagaattcacacaggagagaagccgttttcatgttcagaatgtggaaaatgttttacatgcAAGTCAATTCTtcttacacatgagagaattcacacaggagagaagctattttcatgttcagaatgtggaaaatgttgtaCACGCAAATCAACTCTTcttagacatgagagaattcacacaggagagaaaccattttcatgttcagattgtggcaAGTGTTTTACTCTaaaatcagatcttgttaaacatgagagagttcacacaggcgagaagccattttcatgctcagaatgtggaaaatgttttacacagaaatcaagtcttgttacacatgagagaatgcacacaggagagaagccattttcatgctcagaatgtggaaaatgttttacacagaaatcatatcttgttagacatgagagagttcacacaggagagaagccattttcatgtcctgaatgtgggatattttttttatctatatctcaacttgttagacatcagaggacTCACATTGGGAAGAATGCATTGTAA